The Syngnathus typhle isolate RoL2023-S1 ecotype Sweden linkage group LG3, RoL_Styp_1.0, whole genome shotgun sequence genome window below encodes:
- the LOC133151142 gene encoding transcription activator BRG1, which produces MSTPDPSMGGNPRPGPSPGPGPSPGAMLGPSPGPSPGSAHSMMGPSPGPPSSGLSQPGPSGYSQDGMHPLHKPMESMHDKSVSEESRFNQMKVLTVRPGGHTGMGPPPSPLDQHSQGYHSPLGGSDHSSPVPSNGPPSGPLLPSSSSSSSSIGPGSAPTPLEGPGGDQHSLGPANRPGSLGGSGPGPSPGPSLGATVPTLVSGLESGGLSGPGGPTPFNQSQLHQLRAQIMAYKMLARGQPLPDHLQMAVQGKRPMPGMQQPMTSLTPGAGPPGPMSSGYSRAHGMMGPNMPPPGPSGPAIGMQGQNLNGPPKSWPEGPLVNAAAPSNAPQKLIPPQPTGRPSPAPPSVPPAASPVMPPQTQSPGQPAQPPPMMPYHSKQSRITPIQKPCGLDPVEILQEREYRLQARITHRIAELENLPGSLAGDLRTKATIELKALRLLNFQRQLRQEVVVCMRRDTALETALDAKAYKRSKRQSLREARITEKLEKQQKIEQERKRRQKHQEYLNSILQHAKDFKEYHRSITGKTQKLTKAVATYHANTEREQKKENERIEKERMRRLMAEDEEGYRKLIDQKKDKRLAYLLQQTDEYVANLTELVRAHKAAQALKEKKKKKKKKKKKKLESPEGQTPALGPDGEPLDETSQMSDLPVKVIHVDSGNILTGVDAPKAGQLETWLEMNPGYEVAPRSDSEDSEDEEEEEEDEEEHQPSTAPTEEKKKISDPDCEDVSEVDVRHIIENAKQDVDDEYSGAAFARGLQSYYAVAHAVTEKVEKQSTLLINGQLKQYQVKGLEWLVSLYNNNLNGILADEMGLGKTIQTIALITYLMEHKRLNGPYLIIVPLSTLSNWVYEFDKWAPTVVKVSYKGSPAARRAFVPQLRSGKFNVLLTTYEYIIKDKQVLAKIRWKYMIVDEGHRMKNHHCKLTQVLNTHYLAPRRVLLTGTPLQNKLPELWALLNFLLPTIFKSCNTFEQWFNAPFAMTGEKVDLNEEETILIIRRLHKVLRPFLLRRLKKEVEAQLPEKVEYVIKCDMSSLQRVLYRHMQAKGVLLTDGSEKDKKGKGGTKTLMNTIMQLRKICNHPYMFQQIEESFSEHLGFSGGIVQGLDLYRASGKFEVLDRILPKLRVTNHKVLLFCQMTSLMTIMEDYFAYRSFKYLRLDGTTKAEDRGMLLKTFNDTESEYFIFLLSTRAGGLGLNLQSADTVIIFDSDWNPHQDLQAQDRAHRIGQQNEVRVLRLCTVNSVEEKILAAAKYKLNVDQKVIQAGMFDQKSSSHERRAFLQAILEHEEQDEVWGQEVCLRINEEDEVPDDETVNQMIARSEEEFDQFMRMDLDRRREDARNPRRKPRLMEEDELPTWIMKDDAEVERLTCEEEEEKMFGRGSRQRKEVDYSDSLTEKQWLKAIEEGTLEEVEEEVRHKKTTRKRKRDRDLDLPVPSCSSGGRGRGDKDEDAKRQRKRGRPPVEKISPNPPSLTKKMKKIIDAVIRYKEGTSGRQLSEVFIQLPSRKELPEYYELIRKPVDFRKIKERIRGHRYRSLGDLERDVMLLFQNAQTFNLEGSLIYEDSIVLQSVFTSLRQKIEKEEESEGDDSEEEEDEQDDESESESRSVKVKIRLGKKERGGDRGKGRSRRSGRTRAKPVVSDDDSDEEQEEEHSLSATDEES; this is translated from the exons ATGTCCACCCCGGATCCCTCCATGGGAGGTAATCCCCGCCCGGGTCCGTCCCCCGGTCCAGGTCCCTCTCCCGGGGCAATGCTGGGCCCAAGCCCAGGACCTTCTCCAGGTTCTGCTCACAGCATGATGGGACCAAGTCCCGGTCCTCCTTCTTCTGGACTCTCCCAGCCGGGCCCGTCTGGCTACAGCCAGGACGGCATGCACCCCCTGCACAAA CCCATGGAGAGCATGCATGACAAGAGCGTGAGCGAGGAGAGTCGTTTCAATCAAATGAAAGTACTGACAGTGAGGCCGGGCGGGCACACCGGTATGGGTCCCCCACCCAGTCCCTTGGACCAACACTCACAAG GTTATCACTCTCCATTAGGTGGTTCAGATCATTCAAGTCCAGTCCCTTCCAACGGTCCTCCATCTGGACCTCtacttccatcctcctcctcatcttcctcttcaATTGGCCCCGGCTCGGCCCCTACGCCTTTAGAAGGCCCTGGTGGCGATCAGCACTCCCTGGGCCCCGCCAACCGACCCGGATCACTTGGTGGTTCAGGGCCAGGACCAAGCCCCGGACCGAGCCTCGGCGCCACTGTCCCCACCCTCGTGTCAGGCCTTGAATCCGGTGGCCTGTCTGGACCGGGTGGCCCTACTCCTTTCAACCAGAGCCAGCTGCACCAACTCAGAGCTCAGATCATGGCCTATAAGATGCTGGCCCGAGGTCAGCCCCTGCCGGACCACCTCCAGATGGCCGTCCAAGGGAAAAGGCCTATGCCTGGCATGCAGCAGCCCATGACAAGTTTAACCCCAGGAGCTGGACCACCGGGACCAATGAGTTCAGGCTATAGTCGTGCTCACG GAATGATGGGCCCCAATATGCCTCCACCAGGTCCATCCGGCCCAGCAATAGGAATGCAAGGACAAAACCTCAATGGACCTCCCAAGTCCTGGCCTGAAG GCCCATTGGTGAATGCAGCAGCACCGTCCAACGCTCCCCAAAAGCTGATCCCGCCTCAGCCCACGGGACGACCCTCCCCGGCCCCTCCCTCGGTGCCCCCCGCGGCCTCCCCCGTCATGCCTCCTCAGACGCAGTCTCCAGGGCAGCCGGCGCAGCCTCCTCCCATGATGCCTTACCACAGCAAGCAGAGCCGCATCACCCCCATCCAGAAGCCCTGCGGACTGGACCCTGTGGAGATCCTGCAGGAGAGGGAGTACAG GTTGCAGGCTCGCATCACGCATCGCATCGCCGAGCTGGAGAACCTGCCAGGCTCTCTAGCCGGAGATTTACGTACCAAAGCAACTATAGAACTCAAAGCGCTACGACTGCTTAACTTCCAGAGACAG CTGCGACAGGAGGTGGTGGTGTGCATGCGCCGTGACACGGCTCTGGAAACGGCGCTGGATGCCAAGGCCTACAAACGCAGCAAACGCCAAAGCTTGAGGGAGGCTCGCATCACAGAGAAACTGGAGAAAcagcagaagatcgaacaagaGCGTAAGCGCAGGCAGAAGCATCAG GAGTATCTCAACAGTATCCTTCAACATGCCAAAGACTTCAAAGAGTATCATCGGTCCATCACGGGCAAAACCCAAAAGCTGACCAAAGCTGTGGCTACCTATCACGCCAACACCGAGAGGGAGCAGAAGAAAGAAAACGAGCGCATCGAGAAAGAGCGGATGAGGAGACTCATG GCCGAAGACGAGGAGGGCTACCGTAAACTGATCGACCAAAAGAAAGATAAGCGTCTGGCCTACCTTCTGCAGCAGACCGACGAATACGTCGCCAACCTCACCGAGCTGGTCCGCGCGCACAAGGCTGCGCAGGCCCtcaaggagaagaaaaagaagaagaagaaaaagaagaagaagaag TTGGAGAGTCCAGAAGGACAGACTCCAGCTTTGGGGCCTGATGGAgag CCTCTGGATGAGACAAGTCAGATGAGTGACCTGCCCGTGAAGGTCATCCACGTGGACAGTGGCAATATCTTGACCGGGGTGGATGCTCCGAAGGCGGGGCAACTGGAAACGTGGTTGGAGATGAACCctgg gtATGAGGTGGCCCCACGCTCTGATAGTGAAGACAgcgaagatgaagaggaggaagaa gaagatgaagaggagcaTCAGCCTTCAACTGCACCGacagaagaaaagaagaagataagTGACCCTGACTGTGAGGACGTGTCGGAAGTGGACGTGCGGCACATTATCGA GAACGCTAAACAGGATGTGGATGACGAGTACAGTGGAGCGGCGTTTGCCCGGGGACTTCAGTCTTACTACGCCGTGGCTCATGCCGTCACCGAGAAGGTGGAAAAGCAGTCCACCTTATTGATAAACGGACAACTCAAACAATATCAG GTTAAAGGTTTGGAGTGGCTGGTGTCGCTGTATAATAACAACCTGAACGGCATCCTGGCTGATGAAATGGGCCTGGGCAAAACCATCCAGACCATCGCGCTCATCACGTACCTCATGGAGCACAAGCGGCTCAACGGACCCTACCTCATCATCGTGCCGCTCTC GACTCTTTCAAACTGGGTTTATGAGTTTGACAAGTGGGCACCTACAGTTGTCAAAGTGTCCTATAAG GGTTCTCCAGCTGCCAGAAGAGCTTTTGTCCCTCAGTTACGCAGTGGCAAGTTTAATGTCCTCCTCACCACCTACGAGTACATCATCAAGGACAAGCAAGTGCTAGCTAAG ATCCGTTGGAAGTACATGATCGTGGACGAGGGCCATCGCATGAAGAACCACCACTGCAAGCTGACCCAGGTGCTGAACACGCACTACCTGGCGCCGAGGCGGGTTCTGCTGACCGGCACGCCGCTCCAGAACAAGCTCCCTGAATTGTGGGCACTACTCAACTTCCTCCTGCCCACCATCTTCAAGAGTTGCAACACTTTCGAGCAGTGGTTCAATGCACCTTTTGCGATGACCGGAGAGAAG GTGGATCTCAATGAAGAGGAGACCATCCTGATCATCCGTCGTCTTCACAAAGTGCTCCGTCCCTTCTTGCTGCGCAGGTTGAAGAAGGAAGTGGAGGCCCAGCTTCCAGAGAAG GTGGAGTACGTGATCAAGTGCGACATGTCGTCTCTCCAGCGAGTGCTCTACAGGCACATGCAGGCGAAGGGCGTTCTGCTGACCGATGGTTCGGAGAAAGACAAGAAG gGCAAAGGAGGCACCAAAACTTTGATGAACACCATCATGCAGCTGAGAAAGATCTGTAACCATCCATACATGTTCCAGCAGATTGAG GAATCATTCTCCGAACATTTAGGTTTCTCTGGTGGAATAGTCCAGGG TCTCGATCTGTATCGAGCTTCGGGAAAATTTGAAGTGTTGGATCGGATTCTCCCCAAATTGCGAGTCACAAACCATAAAGTGCTGCTCTTCTGCCAGATGACCTCACTCATGACCATCATGGAGGACTACTTTGCCTACCGCAGCTTCAAGTATCTGCGTTtggatg GCACCACAAAGGCCGAAGACAGAGGAATGTTACTGAAGACCTTCAACGATACAGAGTCGGAATATTTTATCTTCCTCCTAAGCACTCGAGCAGGTGGCCTGGGCCTCAACCTGCAGTCTGCCGACACCGTCATCATCTTTGACTCTGACTGGAACCCGCATCAG GACCTGCAAGCCCAAGACAGAGCTCACCGCATAGGGCAACAAAACGAGGTGCGCGTGCTGCGCCTGTGCACAGTCAACAGCGTGGAGGAGAAAATTTTAGCCGCCGCCAAGTACAAACTCAACGTAGACCAAAAGGTGATCCAGGCCGGAATGTTCGACCAGAAGTCGTCCAGCCACGAGCGCAGGGCCTTCCTGCAGGCCATCCTGGAGCACGAGGAGCAAGACGAGGTCTGGGGACAAGAAGTGTGTCTACGGattaat gaggaggacgaggtccCTGATGACGAGACGGTCAATCAGATGATCGCCAGGAGCGAGGAGGAGTTTGATCAGTTCATG CGGATGGACCTGGACCGCCGGCGCGAAGACGCCCGCAACCCGCGTCGCAAACCTCGTCTAATGGAGGAGGACGAGCTGCCGACCTGGATCATGAAGGACGACGCTGAGGTGGAGCGGCTCAcctgcgaggaggaggaggagaaaatgtTCGGACGAGGCTCTCGCCAGAGGAAAGAGGTGGACTACAGCGATTCACTCACGGAGAAGCAGTGGCTCAAG GCCATCGAGGAGGGCActttggaggaggtggaggaggaggtgcgGCACAAGAAGACCACTCGGAAGAGGAAGCGAGATCGAGACCTGGACCTCCCCGTGCCCTCGTGCTCCTCGGGGGGGAGAGGACGTGGGGACAAAGACGAAGATGCAAAGAGGCAGCGAAAAAGGGGGAGACCGCCTGTTGAGAAGATATCCCCCAATCCTCCTTCCCTCAccaagaagatgaagaagatcATTGATGCCGTCATCAGATACAAAGAAGG CACGAGTGGACGTCAGCTCAGCGAGGTCTTCATCCAGCTGCCATCTCGCAAAGAGCTGCCTGAATACTACGAGCTGATCCGCAAGCCGGTGGACTTCAGGAAGATCAAA GAGAGGATTCGAGGTCACCGCTATCGCAGTCTCGGCGACCTGGAGAGAGACGTCATGCTGCTTTTCCAGAATGCTCAAACCTTCAACTTGGAGGGATCCCTG ATATACGAGGACTCCATCGTGCTGCAGTCGGTCTTCACCAGTCTGAGGCAGAAGatcgagaaggaggaggagagcgaAGGAGATGAcagcgaggaagaggaggacgagcAGGATGATGAATCCGAATCAGAAT CCCGTTCAGTCAAGGTCAAGATCCGACTGGGCAAGAAGGAGCGAGGCGGAGATCGTGGAAAGGGACGCAGCAGACGATCGGGACGCACTCGGGCCAAACCTGTGGTTAGTGACGATGACTCGGATGAAGAACAAGAAGAG GAACACTCGCTCAGCGCCACTGACGAAGAATCCTAA
- the atg4da gene encoding cysteine protease atg4da, with protein MNSVSPNAVQYTGGVMLNELTESRRPQAPAQQGGFGLRSPQSPDPSKEASGEPEEIDKLKAKLMSAWNNVKYGWTVKSKTSFNKISPVTVLGHAYLLNSEDQVERFRLAFVSRLWLTYRREFPQLEGSSWTTDCGWGCMLRSGQMLLAQGLLVHLMPQDWTWPDAQQLTDVDFEVLRINSPVRVAGVPIPSFGSPRGSGTPEKTPQRDPTPKSSQKKKFESPRDRQAEPVHQKLLTWFGDQPPTPFGVHQLVAIGRSSGKKAGDWYGPSIVAHILRKAVANTTVLHNLAVYVAQDCTVYKEDVAHLCEPPLGHSPPESDNQAWKSVIILVPVRLGGEAFNPSYIECVKNILKLECCIGIIGGKPKHSLYFVGFQDEQLLYLDPHYCQPVVDVSQVNFPLESFHCSSPKKMPFTRMDPSCTIGFYARNKKDFESLCSAVSLALSSSTERYPIFTFVEGQSHDYGLEAHSSNHTGPAPHILPPGKAARVNNRQNSDEFVFL; from the exons ATGAACTCCGTTTCCCCCAACGCGGTGCAGTACACTGGCGGCGTGATGCTCAATGAGTTAACGGAGAGCCGTAGGCCGCAGGCTCCGGCTCAGCAAGGGGGCTTTGGACTCAGATCTCCGCAGAGTCCGGATCCAAGCAAAGAAGCGAGTGGAGAGCCCGAGGAGATAGATAAACTCAAAGCCAAATTAATGTCAGCATGGAACAACGTGAAATATG GTTGGACTGTGAAATCAAAGACCTCCTTCAATAAGATCTCACCGGTCACTGTCCTTGGACACGCCTATCTGCTCAACAGTGAAG ACCAGGTGGAGCGTTTCCGCCTGGCTTTTGTGTCCCGGCTGTGGCTGACCTACAGACGGGAGTTCCCCCAGTTGGAGGGCTCCAGCTGGACCACCGACTGCGGCTGGGGCTGCATGCTGCGCAGTGGCCAGATGCTGCTGGCTCAGGGCCTGCTGGTCCATCTCATGCCCCAAG ACTGGACTTGGCCTGATGCTCAGCAGTTAACAGACGTGGACTTTGAAGTGTTGCGAATAAACTCGCCAGTGCGCGTCGCCGGGGTGCCCATCCCATCTTTCGGCTCCCCGCGAGGGTCCGGCACCCCTGAGAAGACGCCGCAAAGGGATCCGACGCCCAAGAGTAGTCAGAAGAAAAAGTTTGAATCCCCACGGGATCGACAAGCCGAGCCCGTCCATCAGAAACTGCTCACCTGGTTCGGGGATCAACCGCCGACACCTTTTGGGGTGCACCAGCTGGTGGCAATAGGGAGGAGTTCGGGAAAGAAGGCCGGGGATTGGTACGGCCCGTCCATTGTGGCACACATACTGCG gaAAGCTGTGGCTAATACAACTGTTCTTCACAACCTGGCTGTGTATGTCGCTCAGGATTGTACAG TGTACAAGGAGGACGTAGCGCATCTGTGTGAGCCGCCACTCGGCCACAGTCCCCCAGAATCGGACAACCAAGCCTGGAAGTCAGTCATCATCCTGGTGCCTGTCCGCCTGGGCGGGGAGGCCTTCAACCCGTCTTACATTGAATGTGTCAAG aaTATCCTAAAGCTGGAATGTTGTATTGGAATCATTGGAGGCAAACCAAAGCACTCTCTCTACTTTGTTGGTTTCCAAG ATGAGCAGCTGCTATATTTGGACCCTCACTACTGCCAACCAGTGGTGGACGTCAGTCAAGTCAACTTTCCACTTGAG TCCTTCCACTGTAGTTCTCCCAAAAAGATGCCCTTCACTCGAATGGATCCCAGCTGCACCATCGGCTTTTATGCGAGGAACAAGAAAGACTTTGAGTCTTTATGTTCTGCTGTCAGTTTG GCCCTGTCATCGTCAACAGAGAGGTACCCCATCTTCACTTTCGTGGAGGGCCAGAGTCACGACTATGGCCTCGAGGCGCACAGCAGTAACCACACTGGCCCCGCGCCACACATCCTTCCCCCTGGCAAGGCAGCTCGAGTTAACAACAGACAAAACAGTGACGAGTTTGTCTTCCTGTGA